In Acinetobacter piscicola, a single window of DNA contains:
- the argF gene encoding ornithine carbamoyltransferase yields the protein MALRHFLTLRDLSTAELNRIIERAQELKRKQHNNETFQPFVGKVMGMIFEKSSTRTRVSFEAGMSQFGGSAIFLSSRDTQLGRGEPIEDSARVISSMLDIVMIRTFGHDIVERFAEYSKVPVINALTDDHHPCQLLADIQTFVEHRGSIQGKTVAWIGDGNNMCNSYIEAAHMWGFKLKIASPKGYEPKDEFLSEFGHCVELVDSAEDAAVNADLIVTDVWASMGQEEEQKIREKAFADYQVNEKLMDLAHPDCLFMHCLPAHRGEEISENMLDHKNAVVWDEAENRLHAQKALVEFLINENLKKA from the coding sequence ATGGCTCTACGACATTTTCTAACACTACGTGACCTATCTACTGCTGAATTGAACCGCATTATTGAGCGTGCTCAAGAACTGAAGCGAAAACAACATAACAATGAAACATTCCAACCCTTTGTTGGTAAAGTCATGGGAATGATTTTTGAAAAGTCGAGTACGCGAACACGTGTTTCTTTTGAAGCGGGTATGAGCCAATTTGGTGGAAGTGCGATTTTCTTATCTTCTCGTGATACACAATTGGGTCGCGGTGAGCCAATCGAAGATTCGGCACGTGTGATTTCAAGTATGTTAGATATCGTGATGATCCGTACGTTTGGTCATGACATCGTAGAGCGTTTTGCTGAATATTCAAAAGTTCCTGTCATTAATGCCTTAACTGATGACCATCACCCGTGCCAATTATTAGCTGATATTCAAACTTTTGTTGAACACCGTGGTTCAATCCAAGGTAAAACCGTTGCTTGGATTGGCGATGGCAATAATATGTGTAATTCTTATATTGAAGCTGCGCACATGTGGGGCTTTAAACTCAAGATTGCATCTCCAAAAGGCTATGAACCTAAGGATGAGTTTTTATCTGAATTTGGGCATTGTGTTGAACTTGTTGATTCTGCTGAAGATGCTGCTGTAAACGCTGACCTAATTGTCACTGATGTTTGGGCAAGTATGGGGCAAGAAGAAGAGCAAAAAATCCGTGAAAAAGCCTTTGCAGACTATCAAGTTAATGAGAAATTAATGGATTTAGCTCATCCTGATTGCTTATTTATGCATTGCCTCCCTGCACATCGTGGTGAAGAAATTTCTGAAAATATGCTTGACCATAAAAATGCTGTGGTTTGGGACGAAGCAGAAAATCGTTTACATGCACAGAAAGCTTTAGTTGAATTTTTAATTAATGAAAATTTAAAAAAAGCATAA
- the prpB gene encoding methylisocitrate lyase, translated as MTQETSAGLRFRQALEVEKPLQIIGTVNAYAAMMAKQVGYKAIYLSGAGVANYSYGLPDLGMTSLDNVLEDVRRITERVDTPLLVDIDTGWGGAFNIARTVKQMIAAGAAAVHIEDQVAQKRCGHRPNKEIVSQQEMVDRIKAAVDAKTDSNFVVMARTDALQKEGLQAVIDRACACVEAGADAIFAEAMTDITMYKTVCDAVGVPVLANITEFGDTPYYTTQELGEQGISMVLYPLSATRAMQKAALEVFRSIRENGTQVNVLDTMQQRKELYEFLDYHTFENTLDKLFTEGK; from the coding sequence ATGACACAAGAAACGTCTGCAGGCTTAAGATTTAGACAAGCACTGGAAGTGGAAAAACCATTACAAATTATCGGTACAGTCAACGCTTATGCAGCGATGATGGCGAAACAAGTCGGCTACAAGGCGATTTATCTTTCGGGTGCGGGTGTTGCCAACTATTCTTATGGTTTACCTGACTTGGGTATGACCAGCTTAGACAACGTATTAGAAGATGTGCGTCGTATTACCGAACGTGTAGATACTCCCTTACTTGTCGATATTGACACAGGTTGGGGCGGTGCATTCAATATTGCACGTACTGTGAAACAAATGATTGCCGCAGGTGCAGCCGCTGTTCATATTGAAGACCAAGTGGCACAAAAACGTTGTGGACATCGTCCAAACAAAGAAATTGTGTCTCAACAAGAAATGGTAGATCGGATCAAAGCTGCAGTCGATGCAAAAACTGATTCAAATTTCGTAGTGATGGCACGTACAGATGCTTTACAAAAAGAAGGTTTGCAAGCGGTGATTGACCGTGCATGTGCATGTGTAGAAGCGGGTGCAGATGCAATCTTCGCTGAAGCGATGACGGATATCACCATGTATAAAACAGTCTGCGATGCAGTGGGTGTTCCTGTATTGGCAAATATTACAGAATTTGGTGATACACCGTATTACACAACGCAAGAACTCGGTGAGCAAGGGATTTCAATGGTGTTATATCCATTGTCAGCTACGCGCGCAATGCAAAAAGCAGCACTCGAAGTATTCCGTTCTATTCGTGAAAATGGTACGCAAGTGAATGTGTTAGATACCATGCAACAACGTAAAGAACTGTATGAATTCCTTGATTATCATACATTTGAAAATACATTAGACAAACTATTCACAGAAGGAAAATAA
- the prpC gene encoding 2-methylcitrate synthase, with protein sequence MAEGKVLTGAGLRGQVAGKTALSTVGKSGAGLTYRGYDVQDLAENCQFEEVAYLIFFGELPTTEQLTAYKAKLKSLRQLPQALKEVLERIPADSHPMDVMRTGVSMLGNLETEKSFAEQQDVADRILATLPAIICYWYRFSHDGVRIEENTDDDSIGAQFLHLLRGEKPNELHEQVMNVSLILYAEHEFNASTFTARVCASTLSDMHSCITGAIGSLRGPLHGGANEAAMEMIENWTSPEEAEREMLGKLERKEKIMGFGHAIYKDNDPRNGIIKIWSERLAKDVGDTVLYPVSVRCEEVMWREKKLFCNADFFHASAYHFMGIATKLFTPIFVMSRVTGWAAHVMEQRADNRIIRPSADYTGPELRKVVPIAERSAA encoded by the coding sequence ATGGCTGAAGGAAAAGTACTTACAGGCGCAGGCTTACGTGGTCAAGTTGCAGGTAAAACAGCATTATCTACAGTAGGTAAGAGCGGCGCAGGCTTAACTTACCGTGGTTATGATGTGCAAGATCTTGCTGAAAATTGCCAATTTGAAGAAGTCGCTTATTTAATCTTCTTTGGTGAATTGCCTACAACTGAACAGTTGACTGCATATAAAGCAAAATTGAAATCACTTCGCCAATTACCACAAGCATTGAAAGAAGTTTTAGAACGTATTCCTGCTGACTCACACCCAATGGATGTGATGCGCACAGGTGTTTCAATGCTGGGTAACCTTGAAACTGAAAAATCATTTGCTGAACAGCAAGATGTTGCAGACCGCATTTTAGCGACTTTACCTGCAATCATTTGCTACTGGTACCGTTTTAGCCATGATGGCGTACGTATCGAAGAAAATACAGATGACGATTCAATTGGCGCGCAATTCTTACATTTACTTCGTGGTGAAAAACCAAACGAATTGCATGAACAAGTGATGAATGTATCACTGATTCTGTATGCAGAGCATGAGTTTAACGCATCGACATTCACAGCACGTGTATGTGCTTCGACGCTTTCTGATATGCATTCTTGTATTACAGGTGCAATTGGTTCACTTCGTGGTCCACTCCATGGTGGTGCAAACGAAGCTGCGATGGAAATGATCGAAAACTGGACGTCACCTGAAGAAGCTGAACGTGAAATGTTGGGTAAACTTGAACGTAAAGAAAAGATCATGGGCTTTGGTCATGCGATCTACAAAGATAATGACCCACGTAACGGCATCATCAAAATCTGGTCTGAGCGTTTAGCGAAAGATGTCGGTGACACTGTACTTTATCCAGTATCAGTACGTTGCGAAGAAGTGATGTGGCGTGAGAAGAAATTATTCTGTAACGCAGACTTCTTCCATGCATCTGCTTATCATTTCATGGGAATTGCAACCAAACTGTTCACACCAATCTTTGTGATGAGCCGTGTAACAGGTTGGGCCGCACATGTAATGGAACAACGTGCAGACAACCGTATTATTCGTCCAAGTGCAGACTACACAGGACCTGAACTACGTAAAGTTGTCCCAATTGCTGAGCGTTCTGCTGCGTAA
- a CDS encoding TetR/AcrR family transcriptional regulator codes for MQKHFAEINAISCGEQPQTRRGQQRRLALLLSANELFLEHGYEAVSLDDIVNHAGGSKTSIYKYFGNKEGLFTAICDYRRDLFFKDICACYNSEEDHLRHYLVQTLINFYLHLKKPENIAFIRLIIEQAQKNPNLALYIHEKGAHYIQLTIAKALEHSHAQGILNCTNPYSSAMMYFGILRDFEWRVLMGLEVDKPEQEVIKHIEYCVDHFLKGHQKV; via the coding sequence ATGCAAAAACATTTCGCAGAAATTAACGCTATAAGTTGTGGTGAACAACCACAAACTCGCCGAGGTCAACAACGGCGGTTAGCGCTTTTATTGAGTGCGAATGAATTATTTTTAGAACATGGTTACGAAGCTGTATCTTTAGATGATATTGTGAATCATGCAGGTGGCTCTAAAACCTCTATTTATAAATATTTTGGTAATAAAGAAGGTTTATTTACCGCAATTTGTGATTATCGTCGTGACTTATTCTTTAAAGATATTTGTGCTTGTTATAATTCAGAAGAAGATCATTTACGCCATTATCTTGTTCAAACCTTAATTAATTTTTATCTTCATCTTAAAAAACCCGAAAATATTGCCTTTATTCGACTTATTATCGAACAAGCTCAAAAAAATCCCAATTTAGCCTTATATATTCATGAAAAGGGAGCGCATTATATTCAATTAACTATTGCAAAAGCTTTAGAGCATTCACATGCTCAAGGAATATTAAACTGCACTAATCCATATAGCTCTGCCATGATGTATTTTGGTATTTTAAGAGATTTTGAGTGGCGTGTTCTGATGGGCTTAGAAGTAGATAAACCCGAACAAGAAGTCATCAAACATATCGAATATTGCGTTGATCACTTTCTAAAAGGTCATCAAAAAGTCTAG